A single Pseudomonas brassicacearum DNA region contains:
- the mdcA gene encoding malonate decarboxylase subunit alpha: MTTTISPDSRWTRRRSEKQRRLGLVKGLADGVVLPTDKIVAALEALILPGDRVVLEGNNQKQADFLSRSLAKVDPSKLHDLHMIMPSVGRSEHLDLFERGIARKLDFSFAGTQSLRISQLLEDGLLEIGAIHTYIELYARLVVDLIPNVVLSAGFMADRAGNIYTGPSTEDTPALIEPAAFSDGIVIVQVNQLVDDVSDLPRVDIPASWVDFVVVADKPFYIEPLFTRDPRHIKPVHVLMAMMAIRGIYEKHNVQSLNHGIGFNTAAIELILPTYGESLGLKGKICRNWTLNPHPTLIPAIESGWVESVHCFGTELGMENYIAARPDVFFTGHDGSLRSNRMVCQLAGQYAVDLFIGATLQVDGDGHSSTVTRGRLAGFGGAPNMGHDPRGRRHGTPAWLDMRHGDGEAPLLERGKKLVVQMVETFQEGGKPTFVETLDAVDVAKKAGMPLAPIMIYGDDVTHLLTEEGIAYLYKARSLEERQAMIAAVAGVTAIGLRHNPKDTARMRREGLIALPEDLGIRRTDATRELLAAKSVADLVEWSGGLYNPPAKFRSW; encoded by the coding sequence ATGACAACAACAATATCCCCCGACTCGCGCTGGACGCGGCGGCGCAGCGAAAAGCAGCGGCGTCTCGGGCTGGTGAAGGGGCTTGCCGACGGTGTGGTGCTGCCCACCGACAAGATCGTGGCGGCGCTGGAGGCGTTGATCCTGCCCGGCGACCGTGTGGTGCTGGAGGGCAATAACCAGAAGCAGGCGGACTTCCTTTCCCGCTCCCTGGCGAAGGTCGACCCTTCGAAGCTGCACGATTTGCACATGATCATGCCCAGCGTCGGGCGGTCCGAGCACCTGGACCTGTTCGAACGCGGCATCGCTCGCAAGCTCGATTTCTCCTTTGCCGGCACCCAGAGCCTGCGCATCAGCCAGTTGCTCGAAGATGGCTTGCTGGAAATTGGCGCGATCCACACCTACATCGAACTCTATGCCCGGCTGGTGGTGGACCTGATCCCCAACGTGGTGCTTTCGGCCGGTTTCATGGCCGACCGTGCCGGCAATATCTACACCGGCCCCAGCACCGAAGACACACCGGCGCTGATCGAACCGGCGGCCTTCAGTGACGGCATCGTCATTGTCCAAGTCAACCAGTTGGTGGACGACGTCAGCGACTTGCCACGGGTCGACATCCCGGCCTCCTGGGTCGATTTCGTGGTGGTGGCCGACAAGCCGTTCTACATCGAGCCGCTGTTCACCCGCGACCCGCGCCACATCAAGCCTGTGCATGTGCTGATGGCGATGATGGCGATCCGCGGGATCTATGAAAAACACAACGTCCAGTCGCTCAATCACGGCATCGGGTTCAACACTGCCGCTATTGAACTGATCCTGCCGACCTACGGCGAATCCCTCGGCCTGAAGGGCAAGATCTGCCGCAACTGGACCCTCAATCCACACCCGACCCTGATTCCGGCCATCGAAAGTGGTTGGGTCGAAAGCGTGCATTGCTTTGGCACCGAACTGGGCATGGAAAACTACATCGCCGCCCGGCCGGATGTGTTCTTCACCGGCCACGATGGCTCGCTGCGCTCCAACCGCATGGTCTGCCAACTGGCCGGGCAGTACGCGGTGGACCTGTTCATCGGCGCCACCCTGCAAGTGGACGGCGACGGCCATTCCTCCACCGTGACCCGTGGCCGATTGGCCGGCTTCGGCGGTGCGCCGAACATGGGCCACGACCCGCGCGGTCGTCGTCACGGCACGCCGGCCTGGCTCGATATGCGCCACGGCGATGGCGAGGCGCCGTTGCTCGAACGCGGCAAGAAGCTGGTGGTGCAGATGGTCGAGACGTTCCAGGAGGGCGGCAAACCGACCTTCGTCGAGACACTCGATGCGGTGGACGTGGCGAAGAAAGCCGGCATGCCCCTGGCGCCGATCATGATCTACGGCGACGACGTCACCCACCTGCTGACCGAAGAGGGCATCGCCTACCTGTACAAGGCCCGCTCCCTGGAGGAGCGCCAGGCGATGATCGCGGCCGTGGCCGGCGTTACTGCCATTGGCCTGCGCCACAACCCGAAAGACACCGCGCGCATGCGCCGCGAAGGGCTGATCGCCTTGCCCGAGGACCTCGGCATCCGCCGCACCGATGCCACCCGCGAGTTGCTTGCAGCCAAGAGCGTGGCCGATCTGGTGGAATGGTCCGGTGGCCTCTACAACCCGCCCGCCAAGTTCAGGAGCTGGTAA
- a CDS encoding chemotaxis protein CheW, which translates to MHDLHLHSRTSPLTGLLLPLADRHLVLPNVAVAELIDYQDSVFDMDTPPWFLGWVSWRERQIPLLSFESACGQKTVIGERARIVVLNALGGRPELRFIALLVQGIPRSYKLDSQLSYVDVPLCGLEQAAVQVGEHVAKVPDLLALEELVMAAGLIQPYKT; encoded by the coding sequence ATGCATGACCTGCATCTTCACTCGCGCACCAGCCCCCTCACCGGTCTGCTGCTGCCATTGGCCGACCGGCACCTGGTGTTGCCCAACGTGGCCGTGGCCGAACTGATCGACTACCAGGACAGCGTATTCGATATGGACACCCCGCCGTGGTTCCTGGGCTGGGTGAGCTGGCGCGAACGGCAAATCCCGTTGCTGAGCTTCGAGTCGGCCTGCGGCCAGAAAACCGTGATTGGCGAGCGAGCACGCATCGTCGTGCTCAACGCCCTGGGCGGGCGGCCGGAGCTGCGTTTCATTGCCCTGCTGGTGCAAGGCATCCCCCGCTCCTACAAGCTCGACAGCCAATTGAGCTACGTCGACGTGCCGCTGTGTGGGTTGGAACAGGCGGCGGTGCAGGTCGGGGAACACGTGGCGAAAGTGCCGGATCTGCTGGCGTTGGAGGAGTTGGTGATGGCTGCGGGCCTGATTCAACCCTACAAAACCTGA